ATATATTGTTATTTCTactattatgattattgttgttattattatttttttctattatagTCTAGCTTTTACTGAAGACAAGTTCCCATTGgggattttatatatatatatatatatatatatatatatatatatacatacagcattagtatacaacaaaatggaacgtttagttttttgcacatttactgcattcattaattaatgtttttaaaatcaatatgaACTGCATGTACATTAATTTACTACAGTGTTAGTAGTAAACTGCATTGTAgtattatatttataaaaaatatggtaaatatgAATCATGTATACGTATGTATATAATAGTAATGATACTATTACaacttaataataaaatataataactaTTATTATCACCTACCTTTTACTGAACACAAGTCCCAATTGCTATCAATACTTTATGTATTGATagcaataaaatatacattttaaattggaaCTTGTGTTAAGTAAAAGCTAGGctttaataataatcacaataattAGAATAGTAATGATAACAAACAatcaacattacattttaagtagTAGTATCATTACTATTATGTGTATACTTATACATGATTCATagttatatttttaacaaataatacTATAATAGTCGACTATTAACACCACAGTAAATTAATCTGCATGCattcatatatatttaaaaacgtCAGTTAATGAATAAAGTTAATATACCCTGAAAATAGATGTTCCATTTTGTTgcatattataatatatagtaAAAATTACTAATGAAGTGACTTGAGACGGTCCCCACGTCATTACATAACACCTTAAAGTTGTGTCACCAACACATCTTAGATAAACATTGACTAATATACGATTTACATATTTCATATCATTGTTTTGTTAATTAATATATGTTTACATATCTTATCTAAATATTATATTCACTAGGAGTAAAATAAAGTGATAAACACTACGTGCGGACTCTTTACGGCTCcgttttttctctccattttctgACTCCAGCAATCACCTCAGCCCTTAGCTTGAGcggctttttaaaaatagagttaaaaagaacattttattgTCCAGGTCATTCAGTACCGTGCTATAAAATTGAGTTAAAGtaacacatccattttctccccatCCGCccgtgaaacaaacaaaatagtttctttcggcttgtccctttcggggttgccacagcgtgtcatctcagatgaacgcacgcatttgtttggcacatttttttatgcGCGAGGCCCGAATGGGGAGGAGTCCTTATTTGCTGCTCATAGCTTGGAGGCCCGACTGGGTTGCTGTCTGTCTTGCCCTCTGCGAGTTCCCGCACACGCTCCTCACACACTCTCTCAGCTCAGACCTTTAGCCTCCTGTAAGCTCCTCTgggttttttcccttttctttttctcttgggAAAAGAATGGCTGACAGTTTGCCACTCGCCGATCTCCTCTGCCGTGCCTCCGCCAACGGAAATTTACCAGAGGTTTTGGCACTACTGGACAGAGGAGCGGCTGTCAATGgattgaacattttcaaaaggaccCCACTACAGGTTAGTTTGTCCCTTTTCTCTTCTAACATCCGAAATGAGCTtgcatattttattgatttattttttaaactcacgTGTGCCCGTGGTGCTTCCTGACCTCCTGGTCACATGCACATTTGGATCCAttgttcatcatgaaaaaaaaatatatgcaaaaaCCAAAAAGGAGAAGTAACGTTTCAAAAGATAAGCAGCCTGCAGGAAGGCAAACGCTTCAAGGATGTTATAGAATTTGATTCATATTACCAAGTGTAATATTCTATAACAAGTTGCTTAACATCAAAATAAGTGGAGGTTTTTCATAGCTCAGTCCCTATTCactatactttttttaaacttaaccTTTAAAATACATACACAGTTTGAACAAACATAATTTTTGAGTATTTTCATTAAAACCTCGCATatcagaggggggggggacatttatAACAGAGTTGATGGTGGAgtcaaaaaggaaaagaacaagaaatcAAGATGGAGGGCTTGTGACAAAATGGTGGCTGCTAAAAGGCTTCTAATGTCCCTGCTTGCTTTTCAATTGAatacataatcaaaaaaatatttagatgtacaaaaatgagttttataaaaacaatttaGGTTTACAGAAGGACTTTCAAGGGACCCAAGGACACTTAAgacctgtgtgtgcgtgtgtgtgcatttacAGATTCTAAATGTATGCTCTAATGAATGAATTAggatttttttaggggggggtgAAAATTAGTTAATTACAAGTTAATTATATCTAAACAGAAAATTACGCCGCGTTATCCTCTTGAATATAATATGGGCCTACTAGAAAATTCCAGAATAAAATGGAACAGAACAAAACTTCGTTATTGTAATAGAACCCGAAATTTGGGAACATTTTTTGTCTCCTTCCCACTAgtgcattacattttatttggctCGAACGATAATAACCATTTGAGAATAAAAACGCGTTCACTCCCAACACCCCCGACTCGTCTCACCCGTCCACAGGTGGTCATGTTGGGCAGCACCGCGGTCGCCGAGGCCCTCCTGGAGGCCGGAGGTGACCCCAACCTTCGGGACCCGGTGCTCGACCTCACGATCACCCACGACGCCGCCCGCGAAGGCTTCGCCGACACGGTGCGGGCGCTCCTGGCTCACGGGGCGGACGCCAACCTCGCGGACTTACACGGGAACCTCCCGCTGCACGCGGCCGCCAAGACGGGCCGGGTAGAGGCGCTGCGGGTCCTCCTGGAAGCCACCGCGGACCCGTTGAAGGTGAACCGGGACGGGGAGACCGCAGAGCAGGTGGCGCTCCGAcacgggcggaatgacgcggccGCCTGCATCCACGGCTACCTCGTTTCGGGAGAGCCAATCGGTACTATTCCAAATACCCGTACACGCTTTTATATGTGAGTACTTTatattcattttaatatttgccGAGGATAATCTACCTCAGTTACTGTGTACCATTCGACACATTGTTGGattgaaaacaaatttcaaagaacaaaatagttcaaataatgttttgcatttttagttaaaatatttgtttaggCAAAAAGAACATGTTGCCCTCTCAACACATTCgactactccccccccccccaaaaaaaaaaatgactatcaTCCATGACATAATCTACTTTTCACAGTTACCTAAATACTTTTTCGGAAAATaggcagaaaaatatttttccattcaaaattaattttatgaaaaaaagaagcatgCCTCCACCccgttttattaaaataattgtgtTATGTGCCATTGCTGTAACGTTCATAAATGACATAACCACCTAGCCACTGTTGTCAGAATCTTTATCTATATTAGTGGAGCTATACTATATGTTGGAATATAGGcacaataaacatatttttttgcaatgtaattCTATTAAacaaaccagaaaaaaagtgtaattcaAGTCAATTTTATCAAGCGGATtagccaaaattttaaaatccgCTATACCGTCAATGACAATCTGGCAACTATTGTTACCATtagcttgggttttttttttttcattaccggTCGATAGTTTACCAAAATATAGGCaccttttacattttattcttgTAGACGTCATTTATGAAATACATACTTACAGTCCATTTTAATCAAGATAATTTTGGGATGAACCGTAGCCATCTCCAAAGCTAGACATGACCCggttgctaacgttagcattagcttgagcggctttttaaaaatagagttaaaaagaacattttattcTCCAAGTGATTCAATTAAACCAGAAACCACAAAAATCATACTTGAACTCAGGTTTATAAAGCGACAGTCATTTCCGTATTAgatatgttaatatttgctcaTGTCAACAACATAATGTTCTAGCTACTACTGTATTACCATTAGCTATACGATTACCTGTAGATACTTGTTCAAATAAACGTTTTAATCTTCCTAAATACATTTCATTATCGGAAATcgcaaaacacaaaatgcataCTTAAACTCGAGTTGATCAAGCTAGCAATGACATAACCTGCTAGCTCGTTATAATTATCTTTATCAATAGCAGTAcctgtttctttcggcttgtccctttcagggtcgccacagcgtgtcaacgcacatatgtttggcacaattttttacgccggacgcccttcctgacgcaacccttctcagggagtggaggcagTACCTGTAAGATACttattcaaaatataaaaaggaATATTTTATTCTCACAAAGTAATTTCATTAACTGCccactccagaaaaaaaaacaaaaaggatatTTGAAGTGAATTTTATAAAGCTAACTGTCGATGCTAATTGGCAAACgtaatttcattaaaaagtaTACATATACAAAATGGATATTTCTGGACAATTTCATCAGGCTAATGTTGGTGTTAGCTGTACCACATATTCGCTAATGCTTAACGATAGTAGGATAGAATCTGAGCTAATGTTAAAGTAGCAAtagctacttttttttaaagtagaaatacaaataacattttacTCTCAAAAGGAAAtgtcatgaattaaaaaaaaccacccaATTTCATCAAGCTAATGTTGGCATGAGCCACATTGTTAATATGAGCTAATGTTAATGACATAATCTGCTGTGGACTGTTACCTTTAGCTTTAGCTGTGTCATTAGTGATATACTTTTTCCACAACACAGGCAGGGTACAGAACATTTTATTCTTCTAAGTCATTTAATTGAacccaaaaatgaacaaatatcaCTCACTCACCTTTGTAAAGTTAATTTAGCATTAGCCATAGATAGCATCTGAGAATGTCAATGTCAAGCTACGACCTACTGTTATCATCTTTGGCTATAcattgtgtgaattttttttaatacaggtacaaagatattttttcgtttaacttaaaaaaaaaaatatatatatatatatatatatatatacttataaTGCTACTTTTGGTAGGTTAGATAACTGTATATGTCAACAACATAATCTGCGAGCTACTGTTATCATTATCGTCATTTTATTGCCGGTACATTTGTTATTTAGTAAGGGATATCTGATAgctattgaaaacaaaaaacattgagaaCAATTTATTCTTGTACAATTCttttcatgaaataaataaaaaaaattgcacccaaCTTTATCAGGCTAATTTTGGTATTATCTGTAGCAGAAATAGTGTTTATTGATCTATtacttattaaaaatatattttaagtcCATTTTTGAAGCCGAAACTCCAAGTTCACTTCATTCGACAAGTCAACAAATAAAAGTACAACTATATCGCCCTCACGGTAtactttttccaatatttaacaAGATTTGCAAAATATGTTCCATATATACACTAAATTGgatgttaaaaatacaaatatttcagtCGACTTTTATCATAGTGTGACAGGTTCATGTCTAAAATTCTAACGATGGATATCAtgttcaaaacaaaactgtatgaCATTGCACTTTTCcaacaaaatattccaaaaccACGTCCTATAcacccaaaataaatatttcagtttGGATTGTACTCAATATTCACTTCCAGTCCCATATAACGTCAACACTGCAATATCATGCGTGGTTATGGTAATTAGCAGTCTTTGCCTCATAAAGAAAAATGATACTCGGTGTTTCTTTTTCAATAACAAGGAGGTGTTTGAAAAATCTCTGTGCACTTTCACTTTGAGTAACAGACGCGTTTCAATATCCCGTACAACCTCAGTCTAGCTCAACTGTGCTGTATTACACATTTACGAATGTCAACTTAATAACTGTGATATAATTTGCTGGCTAATTTCAGCATTAGTATAAGATATATTAGCATAAATACTACAGTATAACTATCTTCCTGTGTATGAGTGTCCCGTTTTAGCATTAGCTTTATCTGCGGCTCAAGACAATTTTACCGTTAGCTCTACAATgtgaatgatttcaaaatgcAAAACTAAAACTCCACTGGATGATGTCAACATTAGCTATTATACgagtggaacaaaatgtattaataaaGCGCTATAACTATTTCATGGTACATTTAGCATTAGCTATAGCTAAAGCACCAGCTGCTTTCACTGTTTGTTATACAATATGAGCTATTTACAAACGTCGACACAATAACTAAGAAGTCATCTGCTGGATAATATTAATATTCATTTTGAGTGGAAGACACACTTTTAGCTAAGTGCCATTGCTACTTTGTATCAGTATTTAATTGTAAAGTACTATACAGTACGAGCAATTCACCATAAATCCACAAAATGTGACAATTTTTGGCGTCGTTTGACAAATGCTGGATGTACTTCTTggctccattttttcccccccgcaaCCCCTCACAGGGGGAgcagaggccccagtgggatacgaactcactaCCCCTTAAACTCACTACCCCTTTAAGCCACTGAGCCGCGGGACCCCTAAATGCTCAATCGGTCCAAAAATCAGTGACCCCAAGACGAGAGTGGGGAATGAATCTTCCAGGAGAAGGACATAAAAAGATGACAGCTTCACAAGGAGGGCAAAGTGCCAAGCGGACCGGTGAAATCAGACCGATGGAATGTGGAGCAGCGCAGACACGCGGACACGTCGAGATTCCTCCGTGAGACTTCCAGGAGGTTAAATGCCAGGAGATTATCTGGGCATTGAGCCATGGGAAAGAGACCTCGGCGGCGTGGTGGCTCGCGCTCACCTGTCACAGGGGGCACAAAAGATAAGCGAGCCAGGGCAAGAATAGCCAAAAAGGGTGAGTCAAAGTCTGGAAAACCCCTGCGGAGGCAGGAATGAAGCAGAGGACTCAAAGACGGCAACGGAGGCTCGACTTCACGGCGTAAAAGAAAACGCGAGGGCAAATTTATCCAGGCCTTCAAAGAGAAGCAGCATTCCTGACCTCCATCCGGTGGTCCACAATTAAAGTCCCTGTAAAATAAGAAATGTCTTGGAGATTTGactcccctccaaaaaaagctCGTTATTAacattaatggggaaaaaaattgccaagtACCGTATATAAAATAAGCctacaaaatggaaaatgctGCGGGCGTGCCCTCCAATTTCACTAAAACCAAGTTGCGCTTCGctaactgtcaatcaaataccacCAGGAAGACGTACTTCATTTCTCATCTTTTGTATGCCTACACATCCGTACTTGTTGGAACCGCAAAATTAAATCCTCTTCAAGTCTCCGATGGCTGGAATTTAATGACAAGCGGCTCTTTCGCCAGCTAGCTAGCAAACTAACAGGCTTGTGGCTAGTAATAACAACTCGCAAATGTGTGCCGATATGAAACAAAATACTCATGTTCTGATGCAGTAGAGCCCAAGTGTGTCACTAGGTCCAGTTTTTAGCCACCCcccacttcaaaaaaaaaaaaaaaaaagggaaaactgttgaaaattaattaaattgatTGTAGAAATCAAttctttaaatgtatttttactggagcccattttttttctttatgaccatttaaaaaaataaaatattggctCGGGACCAGCAATGGGTGTACCTCAACTCTTacccgaagatagccgggagagtcggaagtaaatatgtgccacttaccgggatttgaattaaaaatgccactgaaaatttgatgttgtaaaattcacattgtgatttcaaagtgatcacatttccagTAGCTGTATTTTTCAGTTTGACTTCAATGCGAACAAATTcgctatataaaaaaattcaacctttaaaattcaagcGCAATATTTTGAGTCTCCTGAGAttgaactggctacaattcgctttcTGAAATTCACCGGTCTAatacccagccaatcgcagttaggcTTTTttcgtcacgtgacgtcacatactaagaaagcgtaactggattcgCTGGGTGTTCTGTTCTGATTTAAAGTATCCCTGCCTTCTTAACCCAGCCAATCCGTGACTCAGGAAGCCTGACTGGGATTGGCTGTGtgttagacggtgaatttcagacagcgaattgtaaccagttgaatctcaggaaaCTGAAAACAtcgcgtttgaattttaaaggttgaattttttttacatggcgaatttgttcacactgaaaagttaaactgaaatacacctattggaaatgtgatcactttgaaataataatgGGAATTTTACAACATCAAATTGTCAgtaaaatgacacgctgtggcgacccctaacgggacaagccgaaagaaagttaggttttaattcaaatgctcgtggcacatatttacttctacAGGATAggctattgaggataagcgttatggaagatgaaaaaaaaagaaaaaagaagactcAGTCTCATAAATCTTACCAATAGCGTTTTGATATCAGACAGGCCTTGCAGAATTATTTGGATCTGACACTGATGCTTCGGAACATTTTGGTATCATTTTTCTGACTCATACTTGAGACGCCATTGATACTGTGGAACCTCTTTGTAGACCGTTGTTTTTTGCTCTAAGATGTCgcgacaaaaatgtcaacaaaagccTACAAGAACGGCTAAAGTATTTGTGGTTATTCTGAGGACATGCGTGAGTGTGTATAGCAACGTTCCCTTTTCCTGTTCAACCACAATATCTCCTTTCTAAACTCCCttcgaaaatgttttttttttttagttgtaaaggtcataaatgttttttttttttaatttccaaaatatttatctggtgtttcatttttgtgtaggggaaaaaaaaactgaacaggggtgtgtagactttttatttttttttacacccataAAAATTTCCCTTAAACCCCATTGTTACTTTGTATTATTGACTGTGATGATTGTGTTAATgggaataaatataaataaatgatatccatccatccattttcttttgccgcttatcctcacaagggtctcagggagtgctggtgcctaggAAATAAATATGTCCTAACGGCTATTGTTTTCTTAAATATGGTATATggagcggcacggtgcctcagttacaaagcgttggcctcacagttctgtggtcccaggttcaatcccagccccaactgtgtgaagtttgcatgttgtcccccgtgcctgcgtgggttttcttcaggcactacggtttcctcccacatcccaaaaaacacccaacattaactggacactttaaattgccccgaggtgtgattgtgagtgcaactgttgtttatctgtatgtgcccttgcgattgactggcaaccagttcagggtgtacccgagctgcctcctgcccgttgaaagctgggataggctccagcactccccgcgaccctcgtgaggataagcggctaagaaaatggatggatggtacatGAACAATTTTGGCAATGGGGCCCCAACTTTTGTGGCTCGCAGTGTATAGATACTGCAATCGAACCCTAACGGTGTGGAGCATTATTGTGTAATTAAAGTCTATAGTTTGTCTTGGCTGCTGACAACAGTGAACTGTTGTAACTCAACACAGGAGCCAGTCAGCAGTGTTTGCCGTCCGCCTTCCCCCCACCCCGGTCCGGTGGAGCAGCAGCAATGGGAAAAGAGCTGATTGGCTGAGAAAAATCTGATGAAACCATATGAAAGCACTGAAGCAGCACAAGAGCggactaaaataataattaaaaaaattaaaataaatgaactttgcTTCTGCAGTGTTAACGGTCACGCATGAACattgacactttttttaacattttgtcagTGAGACAACCACGATGAAGGAAAGtgaaagatttgttttttgcaacGCTCATCCTCTCAttcaatgcatttttctcaatctATACACATCTCTATTAAAAcctgttaaaa
Above is a genomic segment from Syngnathoides biaculeatus isolate LvHL_M chromosome 7, ASM1980259v1, whole genome shotgun sequence containing:
- the cdkn2c gene encoding cyclin-dependent kinase 4 inhibitor C isoform X2, whose product is MADSLPLADLLCRASANGNLPEVLALLDRGAAVNGLNIFKRTPLQVVMLGSTAVAEALLEAGGDPNLRDPVLDLTITHDAAREGFADTVRALLAHGADANLADLHGNLPLHAAAKTGRVEALRVLLEATADPLKVNRDGETAEQVALRHGRNDAAACIHGYLVSGEPIGTIPNTRTRFYM
- the cdkn2c gene encoding cyclin-dependent kinase 4 inhibitor C isoform X1, which codes for MADSLPLADLLCRASANGNLPEVLALLDRGAAVNGLNIFKRTPLQVVMLGSTAVAEALLEAGGDPNLRDPVLDLTITHDAAREGFADTVRALLAHGADANLADLHGNLPLHAAAKTGRVEALRVLLEATADPLKVNRDGETAEQVALRHGRNDAAACIHGYLVSGEPIGASQQCLPSAFPPPRSGGAAAMGKELIG
- the cdkn2c gene encoding cyclin-dependent kinase 4 inhibitor C isoform X4, producing the protein MADSLPLADLLCRASANGNLPEVLALLDRGAAVNGLNIFKRTPLQVVMLGSTAVAEALLEAGGDPNLRDPVLDLTITHDAAREGFADTVRALLAHGADANLADLHGNLPLHAAAKTGRVEALRVLLEATADPLKEPVSSVCRPPSPHPGPVEQQQWEKS
- the cdkn2c gene encoding cyclin-dependent kinase 4 inhibitor C isoform X3, translating into MADSLPLADLLCRASANGNLPEVLALLDRGAAVNGLNIFKRTPLQVVMLGSTAVAEALLEAGGDPNLRDPVLDLTITHDAAREGFADTVRALLAHGADANLADLHGNLPLHAAAKTGRVEALRVLLEATADPLKVNRDGETAEQVALRHGRNDAAACIHGYLVSGEPID